From a single Lolium rigidum isolate FL_2022 chromosome 7, APGP_CSIRO_Lrig_0.1, whole genome shotgun sequence genomic region:
- the LOC124676274 gene encoding uncharacterized protein LOC124676274 isoform X1 yields MLLTVAASASCSSHHLPSPLITNGGAGAAPRAGAAKFRALTTPLQRSSSFNFGCACSSAPTPGDKDRDRDLFDEYSVLSADIPWESEDIWRTFAGYLLILHIPLSFGGLDAVAKVLHCSSLDPLTTVVSTAMLQLGELTLGLALLQYTAKPHHQVWPFFFRKFSSRPSWIKETVLWFGLLMSMVFVTSLISDRLIGPEDAYDPILKEILSDSPTSRLVCFFLYCVIAPLSEETIYRGFLLTSLSSSMKWKNALIVSSLMFSVAHLSSQSFFQLFIIGCITGLAYCRTGTLAASFTIHSLYNAVILFTTIMS; encoded by the exons ATGCTGCTAACAGTAGCAGCGTCAGCTTCCTGCTCGTCGCATCATCTTCCTTCTCCCCTGATAACCAACGGCGGAGCCGGAGCTGCACCTCGTGCTGGCGCTGCGAAATTCAGAGCTCTCACCACGCCCCTACAGCGCTCGTCCTCCTTTAATTTCGGCTGCGCTTGCTCTTCCGCCCCGACTCCTGGTGACAAGGACCGCGACCGTGACCTGTTCGAT GAATACTCAGTTCTTTCTGCAGATATTCCATGGGAGAGTGAGGATATATGGAGAACATTTGCGGGATACCTCCTTATCTTGCATATTCCCTTGAGCTTTGGAGGACTTGATGCAGTAGCCAAAGTGCTACATTGTTCCTCACTAGATCCTCTGACAACA GTTGTTTCCACAGCCATGCTTCAACTAGGGGAGCTTACTTTGGGTTTGGCACTGTTGCAGTACACCGCGAAGCCTCACCATCAAGTCTGGCCCTTCTTCTTTAGGAAGTTTTCTTCCAGGCCTAGTTGGATCAAAGAAACTGTATTATGGTTTGGACTTTTAATGTCCATGGTTTTTGTCACATCTCTGATATCCGACAGACTGATAGGTCCTGAG GATGCATACGATCCTATATTGAAGGAAATCCTTTCTGACAGTCCAACATCTAGGCTAGTCTGTTTCTTTCTGTACTGTGTGATTGCTCCATTGTCGGAAGAAACCATTTACCGTGGGTTTCTTCTAACATCCCTGTCTTCCTCGATGAAATGGAAGAACGCCCTCATCGTAAGTTCACTTATGTTCAGTGTAGCACACCTGTCAAGTCAAAGTTTCTTTCAATTGTTCATCATAGGATGTATCACAGGGTTAGCTTATTGCCGAACTGGAACTTTGGCTGCTTCATTCACCATCCACAGTTTGTATAATGCAGTGATATTGTTTACTACAATAATGTCTTGA
- the LOC124676274 gene encoding uncharacterized protein LOC124676274 isoform X2 has protein sequence MLLTVAASASCSSHHLPSPLITNGGAGAAPRAGAAKFRALTTPLQRSSSFNFGCACSSAPTPGDKDRDRDLFDEYSVLSADIPWESEDIWRTFAGYLLILHIPLSFGGLDAVAKVLHCSSLDPLTTYTAKPHHQVWPFFFRKFSSRPSWIKETVLWFGLLMSMVFVTSLISDRLIGPEDAYDPILKEILSDSPTSRLVCFFLYCVIAPLSEETIYRGFLLTSLSSSMKWKNALIVSSLMFSVAHLSSQSFFQLFIIGCITGLAYCRTGTLAASFTIHSLYNAVILFTTIMS, from the exons ATGCTGCTAACAGTAGCAGCGTCAGCTTCCTGCTCGTCGCATCATCTTCCTTCTCCCCTGATAACCAACGGCGGAGCCGGAGCTGCACCTCGTGCTGGCGCTGCGAAATTCAGAGCTCTCACCACGCCCCTACAGCGCTCGTCCTCCTTTAATTTCGGCTGCGCTTGCTCTTCCGCCCCGACTCCTGGTGACAAGGACCGCGACCGTGACCTGTTCGAT GAATACTCAGTTCTTTCTGCAGATATTCCATGGGAGAGTGAGGATATATGGAGAACATTTGCGGGATACCTCCTTATCTTGCATATTCCCTTGAGCTTTGGAGGACTTGATGCAGTAGCCAAAGTGCTACATTGTTCCTCACTAGATCCTCTGACAACA TACACCGCGAAGCCTCACCATCAAGTCTGGCCCTTCTTCTTTAGGAAGTTTTCTTCCAGGCCTAGTTGGATCAAAGAAACTGTATTATGGTTTGGACTTTTAATGTCCATGGTTTTTGTCACATCTCTGATATCCGACAGACTGATAGGTCCTGAG GATGCATACGATCCTATATTGAAGGAAATCCTTTCTGACAGTCCAACATCTAGGCTAGTCTGTTTCTTTCTGTACTGTGTGATTGCTCCATTGTCGGAAGAAACCATTTACCGTGGGTTTCTTCTAACATCCCTGTCTTCCTCGATGAAATGGAAGAACGCCCTCATCGTAAGTTCACTTATGTTCAGTGTAGCACACCTGTCAAGTCAAAGTTTCTTTCAATTGTTCATCATAGGATGTATCACAGGGTTAGCTTATTGCCGAACTGGAACTTTGGCTGCTTCATTCACCATCCACAGTTTGTATAATGCAGTGATATTGTTTACTACAATAATGTCTTGA